The segment CATAGGGCAAGGAAAGTTGAGCCATGTAGTTCATTTTTTGTTTGGGTTTTTTACAAGTAGAAATTAGTTAAAAAATAATTTAGTTAGCTTTAAAAAGAAATTAAGACAAATAGATACAATACAAATCATTTTTAGAGTGGACTAATTACTAATTTATTAGTaagaatatttttaataaaaaataaattaacttagatttaattttgtcttgttgcgATTCTATTTTGGGTTTTGCAAGACTTATGTTATATGGATTCTATAAACCTTTTTAGATTTAATATAATAGGAAttagcccattcaacaatctacctAACAAAAAGAGAATCAAATTAATCTATTGATTACAACAAATTATTGAATTAtaaattttaagaaaatatatTTTAAGTCAACCATATTAATCTATTGATAAGATTAGACAAAAAAAAGAATCTATCCAAAAATAATTCTATTGTAATACAAAGACTTTCAATATCATAATAAGAAGTACTATGTAGTGGGGAGAACTTGTCCtaatattatttataataaaaagtATTTGTTATTGATAATTGAGAGCTGAATTGACATGATATAACAACTTAGAAGTATGTTTTGTCTCTTTTGGTGCACTTTGATTTTAAAACTAGTTAGGTCTTATCGCCCAACAATTAGTAAACGTTAAATAGAAAAAGCTTCATGGCAAGACAACGAGAAAAAGCTTCAAAATAATTAGCTCCTGTTTTTCTTCTATCAAGAAATACAGCTTTTTTAAGCGTCTCACCAATATCAATGGGAAAAGCCATGGCTGGTAGAATCTCGCAAGTGGAGAATAGTGTAAGGCTGATTGTTTTATTAGCCATGTTAATAATGGCACCCATTAGAGCAGATCCAGAGACCAGTCTTTTAACCTGGCTATGCGTCAGAATCCCCCCCAACAACTCAACCCTCTTTGAGCAAATTTTGGACGCCACGCTGGCATCTGTGGTGAAAGAAGTTGCTCTATCTGGATTTGTTACAAAAGAGCAGGAGACATCAACAGACACAACAACAGCTTCAGTATACGTTCTGGCGCAGTGCAGAAAGGATAAGTCCCCTGCCGATTCCTTTAGTTGCATAAAAGTTGCAGAGaatcaaattcggaactgttctGGTGTGTCCGCCATAGCATACTACGATGGCTGTTATCTGCGTTACGCAGATTCAAATTTTTATGATCAATACAATGATGTCACACATAAACATGTGTGCGGCACAGTCGAGGCCGCAGATTCTAGTTCATTTTCGGCAACAGGAAGAAGTTTGATTAGTGACCTTTGCAAGGCAACCCCTCGAATAAATGGTTATTTTGCTGCGCAGACCAGACAAGGCCCGTCTAATGCGACTATCTATGGACTTGCCTTCTGTTTGCGTTCCATTCAAAGGAAATCCTGCGAAAGTTGTCTGAATATTGCTCAGGACAACATAAATAATTGCTTTCCTCTCTCTGACGGACGGGCAATGGACGACGGCTGCTACTTGCGATACGATTCCAAACCCTTTTTCCCAAGCAATGCGACTGTCGACTTGGCACGTTTCTTACCCAGAGGTTAGAATTTAATTATATTCAATTGAAGAGCTTGCAATTTGGTAAACACTTTTCACGCTTTCcctttagaagaatgtttgaaTTTGCGATTTTAGAAATGTAATTTCATAAAATCAAGTAACGAAGACCTTCAGTCGATCATCTAAATGGATTTTCCTAAAAATTTTGTCAGACGGTTGAGCTATTCTCCGTTTGTCTTTTTCAGGGAACAGGGCGAGTTCTCCAAAGTTGATAATAATTGCTGTTGCGGGAGGCGTATTCCTACTTGCCCTTCTATATTGTCTGCTTGTCTTCCGGAAGCAGATTATCCGCCCAAGCCAGAAAAAAGGTAAACTGTTATAGGCTAAATTTAATATAATGAAGCAAAAGTCTTGCACGTCAATTGATCTTAATTAGGACTAATATACAAGCTTTATTGAACAGCGGATATTGAAGGAGCAAGTGAACTCCGTGGGCCAGAAGATTTTGAATTCAAGATACTGAAAAAGGCAACTAACAattttgatcaagcaaataaacttGGACAAGGAGGATTTGGTGAAGTATTTAAGGTAACTTATCATTTATTTGCAGTCCATAATAGGATTCTGTGTTGAGTATTCAAACGATGAGTTACTTGATATTTGCAGGGTACGTTGAAAAATGGCAAAGTTGTGGCAGTAAAGAAGCTGAAATTAGGTCACTCTGTCAGTGCACATTCTGAATTCGAAATCGAAGTGAAACTCATTTCTAATGTTAATCACAGAAATCTTGTGCGTTTACTTGGATGTTGCAGACAAGGCCAAGAAAGACTCTTGATTTATGAGTACATGCCTAATGGCAGCCTTGATAGAATAATATTTGGTTTGCTAACCCTTAACATTCCTTTTTTGTTTCTTTCATCTGTTACAACGAACATGATAGGTTTTGAAAGTCTAGTTAATTGCGCTATATGTAGGAAAAAATAAAAGACTTTTGAGTTGGAAGGAAAGGTTCAACATTATCCTGGGTACTGCTCGTGGTCTGGCCTATCTCCATGAGGAGTTCCATGTCTGTATCATTCATCGTGATATTAAACCAAGCAATATATTACTTGACCACAACTTTCAGCCAAAAATAGCAGATTTTGGGCTGGCAAGACTTCTTCCAAATGATAAAACTCATGTTAGCACAAGAGTTGCAGGAACACTGTGAGGAAACTCCTACTTTATCTACTGTTTTTCTAATTTCAAAGTTTTCAATAGAGATATTAAGACCCTTTGTTTGGATTTTGAAGAGGATACACTGCTCCTGAATACTGTAACCGTGGGCAATTAACAGAGAAAGCTGACACCTATAGCTTTGGTGTGGTGGTTCTTGAAATTATCAGTGGTAGAAAAAGCATTGACTTGAAGCAACCACCTGATATGGAATATCTTCTTCAATGGGTATTTTAAAATTCTAACAATATTCTTTTAATCCTTTAAAGTCATCATTCTCTCCCTTAAAAATCTTGATCATTTACTTAAAAAACTTATGGCAGGTTTGGAGCCTATACGAGGATGACAAGGTCTTAAGAGGTGGTGGAAAGTGAAAAGGAGATGGAAGGGTATAGCGAAGAAGAGGTGTTGAGGGTGATAAACCTTGCACTTCAATGCATACAAACTTCTGTCAAACATAGGCCATCGATGTCCGAGGTCGTGAGAATACTCTTAAATGAAGATAAGATTGATTTTCAGAAACATTTGCAATCATCCTTCGTAAATGTGGAGAACAAAGACTATATGAAATCAAATGCAACAATTAGTGTTCAATAATAGTGGCCGTTTTTCTTATCAATGGAAGCATTGAGAGTAACAAGTGAAGGTGGATTGTTACTAGAATTAATTGTGCAAATACAAATTTgtgattttataaaataaaaatgatgaaataattttttaaagaTTTAGGTTTAAAGTTAGTAACCTTGTGAAAATTGTATTTCCTTTTAATAAAAAATTCTCTACTCAATAAAAACTTCATATAGAAAGTAACACTGAGAAAATGCGTGAGATTTCTTATATTAGAATAGTTGGTCATCTCATGTctaaaacaagataaataagatatATGTAGTTGTGAATAGATATATGTCCAATCAAGAAAAATAATACTAgaatattgcaaatgaagtttgTAGTTGTGAATAGATATATGTCCAATCAAGATAAATAATACTAGAATATTGCAAATAAGGTATTTAAATACTTATATGGCATGTTCGCTTATGCAATTTGTTACGAAgagagtgtaaagtggaaaattgaaccctagtggctccccacctaggagagagaaaggaagtcactgggATGATTTTAACTTgagagaaactttacattcaaaagaggggcttgaatccactagatccaaatccaaggggaacaaggatatgaattccaaaTGGATTGCAAGAATTGGAATGTGGTTTGCCCTCTTTtgcaaatagatatgttgacttgttgactatgtagaaaagagagataaaatggatgACACAAGGAGTTACAGGCTCAGGATCGCATTGTAATTTTGGATATGAGGTATTCaaactgatacggatctgccctgcaaatttggagaaaagttgtcgggaccatgttgaaagtgcaaatggtcctccgaaaaatctgcgcaccgaaaagggtttttctgtctctacaaatgaagtcaaaacctacaattacagttgcgcacctccagcctacacacataaaagaagggaagaagggttgtggataagggtttgcctccgtccaaccccggttgaggaatcaaccttgaaagaaagtaattgcaaatgcttaattATAAttgatagaaatgtataccttgtagatttgcaattgattgatgatgattgatttgcttcttgaatgtaataaaaaatattgtatgcaatggcatgtaacatgacaaaaccctaacacacacatgcttgcaaataaatattgtaatgttcctccaatggatgaatgaagaatgcacatgaagaagaagacttgatgaatgcttcatgacTTGAACACTTCatgaagacctttcgcttgaatttTGCCTATCAATTGTGTAATTCTCCTATCTGTGTATCGCCCATTTGTGTAGATGAAAATGAGaggaccaactcccttttatacatgcctcagaggattaattcatctcaccaaaggccaacgTCAAGGAGATTTGAAATCCCAAAACATAGATAGGAaagagggacctatcttggggtcaCCCTAAGACTGGGCAATAGGGGCACCACTCCCCTATCCTacagggataggggcgccacactgctatcctaccctatcttggggcatAGATAGGGTCCTGAGGCAGTCTCAGGGCTGAAAAGGGAGGAACTTGGGGTGAAGATGTGGAGAGGGGTCTTGACTGAGAGAGGAGATGTTGTCGcataggtgaggacctaaaatgtggttgAAATTGTAGGGGTTGCAATTTCATGAAGTTACatctatcccccactttagcgggggtATAGCTTATGCCAATACTACTaataaaagagaagaaagagagatgaagatgagagatacagAGCAATACCATAAGGAGtacaagacatcactaatcttgagaagaaaagcccccaatcttaggatcttaactcactcagacatatgcaagagcacacaaaacaaaaaggacaaGACCAACTAAAACAAGACAAAGCATAAAAAGACATACAACCAagacaaaacacacaagaacatacatcaactagccgaagagacctcaatacaAATGTCTCAATCAACTAATTGacacacaaagaccaatgccatcacataaacaccaatcatcacataaaagagaaaagttgacatcatccatgaactatcgaTAGAAAAACTATGGAATCATGAGAGGAAGGatagagaggacatgaatacacactttggtgatccatgagaagaaatgtgaacaagaggaaaccatggatgtctcacccctagaattaggtgatccatcaAGAAAAAAAGGCATGGAAAACTAGCCTCCAGATTCTGTCTAGGTGATCCCTGTAAGGGAGGAAGGTGAAAACGCctttagttccactcaacctcgtgcgtgtgtgtgcaagtgaggttcgaagtacctcataggattctatgcccgagtatgctacaacctatataagatgtatagtacaaatgttaagaaaggcatgacatctcgatctaagagactgtgctctggtttcgagaataatcaccctctataaaagaaaagtggcaatatctcactctaagaggttgtTCTTTGGTTTCGAGAATATCCCACTGTAAAAGGAAAAAGCagcgacatctcgctctaagaggctgcactctggttccgagaatatccTATTGTAAAAGGAAAAAGCAGCGACATCTCCCTCTAAGAGGCTatgctctggtttcaagaatatCCCACTATGCAAAAGGAAAGTggcaacatctttctctaagaggttgtcaTCTGGTTCCAAGAATGGCCCACTATACAAAAGAAAAGttgtgacatctttctctaagaggttgtcctctggttcgaagaatgacccactgtataagagaaacaatgcacaagagaaatatagtacaaaaggagtagtgtgggtgcccctcctttaagatgtcaacattgttttatgttgatatcttaaggaaagaagaacaaggataccttccttcaacaccaagaagatatccatcatgcaacaatgtcataaatccaagccagagagggaatactcttcaagcaagggtaagatagttgaaaagatatATCTTGTTGTAAATGTAAAGGATCTCCTTGGACgagaagagatattttctaaaaagacatctaccccaagaggatttgtcttagacaaatattaAATCTTCTAGAACAAAGTATAGAAGGGAACAAGACTGAAATCCTTCcttctattgctaggtgaaagggattcttgatgaaggatgacttaCTTTTATTCTGatgtggatgggtgaatttattatagatgtacattaccaaatgtaaaagaggttgtagtcaaggacttacacctcttgtataagagagaacccttcaAGAAACAACAacgatttcacacaaggaatggcatcaagtaatgaaactcacaccatccaccacATAGGAAAGAGTCTATCctttgagaaagagagagagaaaaatcATTGcccatttccccccaagtgtagagacaatgagaagagcttacacaatcttctagagagagattaaacataagaaaatgcacaatgaaattacatgaacatatgcaagaaaagacattagtatatgcaaAATACACATCTccagaagtggtaatcttctaagagagaaaataaataaaatcacatattccccaagagggattagtcataaggACA is part of the Cryptomeria japonica chromosome 10, Sugi_1.0, whole genome shotgun sequence genome and harbors:
- the LOC131065163 gene encoding cysteine-rich receptor-like protein kinase 2 gives rise to the protein MAPIRADPETSLLTWLCVRIPPNNSTLFEQILDATLASVVKEVALSGFVTKEQETSTDTTTASVYVLAQCRKDKSPADSFSCIKVAENQIRNCSGVSAIAYYDGCYLRYADSNFYDQYNDVTHKHVCGTVEAADSSSFSATGRSLISDLCKATPRINGYFAAQTRQGPSNATIYGLAFCLRSIQRKSCESCLNIAQDNINNCFPLSDGRAMDDGCYLRYDSKPFFPSNATVDLARFLPRGNRASSPKLIIIAVAGGVFLLALLYCLLVFRKQIIRPSQKKADIEGASELRGPEDFEFKILKKATNNFDQANKLGQGGFGEVFKGTLKNGKVVAVKKLKLGHSVSAHSEFEIEVKLISNVNHRNLVRLLGCCRQGQERLLIYEYMPNGSLDRIIFGKNKRLLSWKERFNIILGTARGLAYLHEEFHVCIIHRDIKPSNILLDHNFQPKIADFGLARLLPNDKTHVSTRVAGTLGYTAPEYCNRGQLTEKADTYSFGVVVLEIISGRKSIDLKQPPDMEYLLQWVWSLYEDDKVLRGGGK